In Quercus robur chromosome 10, dhQueRobu3.1, whole genome shotgun sequence, a genomic segment contains:
- the LOC126702459 gene encoding probable F-box protein At4g22030, with amino-acid sequence MASVLLLPSSSSSCCCSRKINAAIHVPKLPKLSLSLPKIPMRNLGEELKTRDGFINTIPVEKINHVIDDRSHNSSTNIVSTQLYAILEAVADRVEMHANIGEQRDNWNTLLLNSINMMILTAATMAGVAATAGGIGMPLLALKLSSTLLYSAATGMLLIMNKIQPSQLAEEQRNATRLFKQLQSQIQTMLAIGTPTQEDVKEVMEKVLALDKAYPLPLLGAMLEKFPAKFEPAVWWPKNQVLQKKNF; translated from the coding sequence GGAAAATCAATGCTGCTATTCATGTCCCAAAGCttccaaaactctctctctcgcttCCAAAAATACCAATGAGAAATCTAGGTGAGGAACTGAAGACAAGAGATGGGTTCATAAACACAATCCCAGTAGAAAAGATCAATCATGTCATTGATGATAGATCACACAACTCTAGTACAAATATTGTTTCCACTCAACTCTATGCTATCTTAGAGGCTGTAGCTGATAGAGTAGAGATGCACGCCAACATTGGAGAACAGCGTGACaattggaacacccttcttcTAAACTCCATCAACATGATGATTCTCACTGCCGCAACAATGGCTGGTGTTGCAGCCACAGCTGGCGGCATTGGAATGCCCCTTTTGGCATTGAAATTATCGTCTACTCTTTTGTATTCTGCGGCCACAGGAATGTTGCTAATAATGAACAAAATTCAGCCTTCACAGCTTGCTGAAGAACAACGTAATGCTACAAGATTGTTCAAGCAGCTCCAGAGCCAAATTCAAACCATGCTCGCCATTGGAACTCCAACTCAAGAAGATGTGAAGGAGGTGATGGAAAAAGTTTTGGCACTTGATAAAGCCTACCCACTTCCCTTGCTTGGTGCAATGCTTGAAAAATTCCCTGCAAAGTTTGAGCCAGCTGTTTGGTGGCCTAAAAATCAAGtactacaaaagaaaaacttttaa
- the LOC126704139 gene encoding uncharacterized protein LOC126704139 has protein sequence MHVVVSVIKKLKRFCMFFGVVARRKMFGLGAWVDFRNLRNTVIHGGVFQHPSRSAQRAVDYLKEYSIAQDSLHVPIPNHGPVQQTWQPPPETFFKLNFDGACFDEGAASGYGAVIRNEKGDVMAALAVRGGAVRDSEEVEVMACRKALEFAIDAGFTEIVLEGDNAVVMKMITQAQPDLSRLGLIYEDIWCLAAGFRSISYNCIRRSANGVAHSLARFARLLDNEIVWLEEDPPPAVDALYLDSSFLN, from the exons ATGCACGTTGTTGTCTCTGTCATCAAGAAACTGAAACGGTTCTGCATGTTCTTTGGAGTTGTGGCGCGGCGCAAGATGTTTGGGCTGGGAGCTTGGGTAGACTTCAGAAATCTG AGGAATACGGTTATTCATGGAGGGGTTTTCCAGCATCCCTCAAGATCAGCCCAACGTGCAGTTGATTATTTGAAGGAGTATTCGATTGCACAAGACTCTTTGCATGTGCCTATCCCGAATCATGGTCCAGTACAGCAGACATGGCAGCCTCCACCAGAAACGTTTTTCAAGCTGAACTTCGACGGTGCTTGCTTTGATGAGGGTGCTGCATCAGGTTATGGGGCAGTGATTAGGAATGAAAAGGGTGACGTCATGGCTGCTTTAGCGGTTCGAGGAGGCGCTGTGCGTGACAGTGAGGAGGTGGAAGTGATGGCGTGCCGTAAAGCGCTTGAGTTTGCCATTGATGCGGGCTTCACAGAGATAGTACTGGAAGGCGATAATGCTGTGGTGATGAAAATGATTACTCAGGCCCAACCAGACCTTTCACGTCTTGGCTTAATCTACGAAGATATCTGGTGTTTGGCTGCAGGGTTCAGGTCCATCTCTTATAATTGTATTAGGCGTAGTGCTAATGGTGTTGCTCATTCTTTGGCTAGGTTTGCTAGATTACTTGACAATGAAATTGTTTGGCTGGAGGAGGATCCTCCACCTGCTGTGGATGCTTTGTATTtggattcttcttttcttaattaa
- the LOC126702458 gene encoding probable F-box protein At4g22030 yields MEMREIVKVVERKDIEDYVRLGNLALKINKTLAISGPLLTGIAALGSAFVGNGSWAPIVAVAAGALASTVNAFEHGGQVGMVIEMYRNCGGFFQLLQDSIETTLEERDLEKRENGELFEMKVALKLGRSLSQLRELARKSASSHVDEFASKLF; encoded by the coding sequence ATGGAAATGCGAGAGATTGTTAAGGTGGTGGAGAGAAAAGACATTGAGGACTATGTAAGACTTGGCAACTTGGCATTGAAGATCAACAAGACTTTAGCTATCTCAGGTCCATTACTCACAGGCATTGCAGCCTTGGGCTCAGCTTTTGTTGGTAATGGATCATGGGCACCAATAGTAGCAGTGGCTGCTGGGGCTTTAGCTAGCACAGTAAATGCTTTTGAGCATGGTGGACAAGTTGGGATGGTGATTGAGATGTATAGAAACTGTGGTGGCTTTTTCCAACTACTGCAAGATTCAATTGAAACCACACTTGAGGAAAGAGATttggagaaaagagaaaatgggGAATTGTTTGAAATGAAGGTGGCTTTGAAACTTGGGAGAAGCTTATCACAACTCAGAGAACTTGCTAGAAAGTCAGCTTCTTCCCATGTAGACGAATTCGCAAGCAAACTTTTCTAG
- the LOC126702450 gene encoding probable F-box protein At4g22030, translated as MASVLLLPSSSSSCCCSRKINAAIHIPKLPKLSLSLPKIPMRNLGEELNIRDGFIKTIPVEKINHVIEDRSHNSSTNIVTTQLYAILEAVADRVEMHANIGEQRDNWNTLLLNSINMMILTAATMAGVAATAGGIGMPLLALKLSSTLLYSVATGMLLIMNKIQPSQLAEEQRNATRLFKQLQSQIQTLLAIGTPTQEDVKEVMEKVLALDKAYPLPLLGAMLEKFPAKFEPAVWWPKNQVLQKKNFLHEGKQCNNGWTEELEMEMREIVKVVERKDIEDYVRLGNLALKINKTLAISGPLLTGIAALGSAFVGNGSWAPIVAVAAGALASTVNAFEHGGQVGMVIEMYRNCGGFFQLLQESIETTLEERDLEKRENGELFEMKVALKLGRSLSQLRELARKSASSHVDEFASKLF; from the coding sequence ATGGCTTCAGTTCTTCTATTACCTTCATCATCCTCTTCATGTTGTTGTTCAAGGAAAATCAATGCTGCTATTCATATCCCAAAGCttccaaaactctctctctcacttccaAAAATACCAATGAGAAATCTAGGTGAGGAACTGAATATAAGAGATGGGTTCATAAAAACAATCCCAGTAGAAAAGATCAATCATGTCATTGAAGATAGATCACACAACTCTAGTACAAATATTGTTACCACTCAGCTCTATGCTATCTTAGAGGCTGTAGCTGATAGAGTAGAGATGCATGCCAACATTGGAGAACAACGTGACaattggaacacccttcttcTAAACTCCATCAACATGATGATTCTCACTGCCGCAACAATGGCTGGTGTTGCAGCCACAGCTGGTGGCATTGGAATGCCCCTTTTGGCGTTGAAATTATCGTCCACTCTTTTGTATTCCGTGGCCACGGGAATGTTGctaataatgaataaaattcAGCCTTCACAGCTTGCTGAAGAACAGCGTAATGCTACAAGATTGTTCAAGCAGCTCCAGAGCCAAATCCAAACCTTGCTCGCCATTGGAACTCCAACTCAAGAAGATGTGAAGGAGGTGATGGAAAAAGTTTTGGCACTTGATAAAGCCTACCCACTTCCCTTGCTTGGTGCAATGCTTGAAAAATTCCCTGCAAAGTTTGAGCCAGCTGTTTGGTGGCCTAAAAATCAAGtactacaaaagaaaaacttcTTACATGAAGGCAAACAATGTAACAATGGATGGACTGAGGAACTTGAAATGGAAATGCGAGAGATTGTTAAGGTGGTGGAGAGAAAAGACATTGAGGACTATGTAAGACTTGGCAACTTGGCATTGAAGATCAACAAGACTTTAGCTATCTCAGGTCCATTACTCACAGGCATTGCAGCCTTGGGCTCAGCTTTTGTTGGTAATGGATCATGGGCACCAATAGTGGCAGTGGCTGCTGGGGCTTTAGCTAGCACAGTAAATGCTTTTGAGCATGGTGGACAAGTTGGGATGGTGATTGAGATGTATAGAAACTGTGGTGGCTTTTTCCAGTTATTGCAAGAATCAATTGAGACCACACTTGAGGAAAGAGATttggagaaaagagaaaatgggGAATTGTTTGAAATGAAGGTGGCTTTGAAACTAGGGAGAAGCTTATCACAACTCAGAGAACTCGCTAGAAAGTCAGCTTCTTCCCATGTAGACGAATTCGCAAGCAAGCTTTTCTAG